The following are encoded together in the Corticium candelabrum chromosome 1, ooCorCand1.1, whole genome shotgun sequence genome:
- the LOC134196443 gene encoding uncharacterized protein K02A2.6-like: MTRMFLVIVDAFSKWLGVYATQSATKEVTLEKLKASFAIHGIPESLVLGNGTCFRSSKFRTFCQSQGIIDTKSAPYRPSSSGLAERAVQTLKDRPRKLETGSLNEKLPTFLLAYRNTRHATTGSTPAELLLRRRRALDSNSSDRMIVEQFEGNRRFKKETTVVDAKAGKCNVGKGFLDLAGFQPG, encoded by the coding sequence ATGACAAGAATGTTCCTTGTCATTGTTGATGCGTTTTCGAAGTGGTTGGGCGTGTATGCAACCCAGTCAGCTACCAAAGAAGTTACGCTCGAGAAACTGAAGGCGTCGTTTGCAATTCATGGGATTCCCGAAAGTTTGGTATTGGGCAATGGCACGTGCTTTAGGAGTAGCAAATTTCGTACGTTTTGCCAGAGTCAAGGAATAATCGATACAAAATCAGCACCTTATCGTCCGTCATCTAGCGGACTAGCCGAACGGGCGGTACAAACCCTCAAGGATAGACCAAGGAAGCTAGAAACAGGAAGCTTGAATGAAAAGCTGCCAACATTTTTGTTGGCATACCGCAACACGCGGCACGCTACCACAGGCTCAACGCCAGCAGAGCTCCTTTTGAGAAGGAGACGCGCTTTAGACTCGAACTCATCTGACCGGATGATAGTAGAACAGTTCGAAGGAAACAGGAGGTTCAAAAAGGAAACCACTGTAGTAGATGCCAAAGCCGGGAAATGCAACGTTGGCAAGGGTTTTTTGGACCTCGCTGGATTCCAGCCTGGGTGA
- the LOC134184877 gene encoding transmembrane protein 127-like gives MDAAQLYMMHTAAVHHPKPARERHVFAAIFSFAHVILLCVALGQDQWSTKAYISDGNYYKIYGLFGNSYEGQQKALDASVLFFLFMSVIVSVVAMVFSLGFPRQRCHCFRVNSVGNIVAVLCCVMACSLWYWFIHNVNTRQTTSQSKSVLPTVTFGYSFYIIVGAGVSSVLATAINLFQSRQLNRRGNRQGTGHYSMLSISADDTESSSPPAYTP, from the exons ATGGACGCGGCTCAGCTCTATATGATGCACACAGCGGCCGTCCATCATCCGAAGCCGGCCAGAGAACGTCACGTCTTCGCAGCAATCTTCAGTTTCGCGCACGTTATCCTCCTTTGCGTTGCGCTAGGGCAAGACCAATGGTCGACGAAGGCGTACATTAGCGACGGTAATTATTACAAAATCTACGGACTGTTTGGCAATTCGTACGAAG GTCAACAGAAAGCGCTTGATGCTAGTGTTCTCTTCTTCCTGTTCATGAGCGTAATTGTCAGTGTTGTGGCCATGGTGTTCAGCCTGGGTTTTCCAAGACAGCGGTGTCACTGTTTTCGAGTCAATTCGGTGGGAAACATTGTGGCAG ttCTGTGTTGCGTAATGGCGTGTAGCTTGTGGTATTGGTTCATCCACAATGTGAACACACGTCAAACCACGTCTCAATCTAAAAGCGTCTTGCCTACGGTCACATTCGGCTACAGTTTTTATATCATTGTGGGTGCTGGCGTCAGCTCTGTGCTCGCTACGGCCATCAACCTTTTCCAGTCAAGGCAGCTGAATCGTCGTGGCAATCGACAAGGCACTGGTCACTACTCTATGCTTTCCATATCGGCCGATGACACGGAATCGTCGTCGCCTCCGGCGTATACTCCATAG
- the LOC134182421 gene encoding uncharacterized protein LOC134182421 isoform X1, with the protein MVTLSFEYCRLHTCPAAAVEALRIINVHSLPSDSRQKSNVMLLLRRLSAFQQPLIRAIPQAGVQNMRDEREHAFKSKEALVEHQGREHLDQSLLTLDKLHISDLPHPVWVGGTLELLHIGSGDGLSFCQTIGSEGGQLTAGSVNMTVPPGAVQSPTLFLIHSFIHNKYMPPVSASGDQVVSPVVFLGPHDVSFSKPINVRINSIADVTSPGWLLTLMRSESTLDETKQRCHGVVEYSTDTQELKSHIPFDANSWSFEVSKLSWWMWIARFIKNPTIPFRRKMGCVVLGRSLSHSSCKWSLSVHMFNSYEEIGQEIIKSHRAHETLPAVQLCPVTEFIVRKEGHVVITPQHGSEWSLCRRDVQLQCPTEYLWRKAFNHDHCFTFVIEANDSRPDSLEVPVRVEYIRQGQVESYETLQAVYKLLHTTRAIDLPRTSVPSNFPSPSLSDEEQESFYFCGTDGLHSSGSVSSPMAARDGASSQRSIVKQPADVHTVRQCVVSPSYSRAREGTPLLVRLPVGSEVPSTGCMFRYIHPTDQTVTETRGERIDSRTVQTITPAWPHADRVEMAMLSSDGQSRLAYLVHDFVDTPAADPESPHTSMKRDDDSTVAVASQGPNKERDELDLQSIVSDVQLLEVGKAVRSHWHEIGIRLGVDMEELSDCRHRYPQDKNCIVHIFSLWKKQVSKPTTGILLEACRQAGVVGAAERALKDAQKQKSSWI; encoded by the exons ATGGTCACGCTGTCTTTTGAATATTGCCGATTACACACGTGCCCAGCTGCTGCAGTTGAAGCTCTCCGAATCATTAATGTTCACAGCCTGCCTAGCGACAGCAGACAGAAATCAAATG TAATGCTATTACTAAGGAGACTTAGTGCCTTCCAACAACCACTCATTAGAGCTATTCCGCAAGCAGGAGTTCAAAATATGAGAGATG AGAGAGAACATGCATTCAAGAGCAAAGAGGCATTAGTTGAGCATCAG GGTCGTGAACATTTGGATCAATCTTTACTGACACTAG ACAAACTTCACATTTCTGATCTTCCACATCCAGTGTGGGTCGGTGGCACATTGGAATTGCTACACATTGGTAGTGGTGATGGCTTGTCATTTTGCCAGACTATTGGCAGTGAAGGGGGACAACTGACTGCTGGCAGTGTCAACATGACTGTTCCACCGGGTGCTGTTCAATCACCAACGCTATTCTTGATTCATTCGTTTATTCATAATAAGTATATGCCACCTGTGTCTGCTAGTGGTGACCAAGTAGTCAGTCCAGTTGTTTTTCTTGGTCCTCACGATGTGTCATTTAGTAAACCAATCAATGTGCGTATCAACAGCATAGCTGATGTGACTTCACCAGGCTGGTTGTTAACACTGATGAGAAGTGAATCGACTCTTGATGAGACAAAGCAAAGGTGCCATGGTGTGGTAGAGTATTCTACTGATACTCAGGAATTGAAGTCACATATCCCGTTTGATGCTAACAGTTGGTCATTTGAAGTGAGCAAGTTAAGTTGGTGGATGTGGATCGCTCGCTTCATCAAGAACCCAACTATTCCATTCAGAAGAAAGATGGGATGTGTAGTTCTGGGTCGAAGTCTTAGTCATTCTTCTTGCAAATGGTCACTGTCAGTCCATATGTTCAATTCCTATGAAGAAATCGGGCAAGAAATTATTAAGAGCCATCGAGCACATGAAACACTGCCTGCTGTTCAGCTCTGTCCTGTAACAGAATTCATAGTTCGCAAGGAAGGGCATGTGGTCATCACACCTCAACATGGTTCAGAGTGGTCGTTGTGTCGTAGGGATGTACAACTGCAGTGTCCTACCGAATATCTGTGGAGAAAAGCATTTAATCATGATCACTGCTTCACATTTGTGATCGAAGCAAATGATTCTCGTCCTGATAGTCTAGAAGTTCCTGTTCGAGTTGAATACATCAGACAAGGGCAAGTGGAGTCTTATGAAACACTGCAAGCAGTTTACAAACTACTCCACACAACTAGAGCTATTGATCTCCCAAGAACTAGTGTGCCTTCCAACTTTCCCTCTCCATCGCTTTCTGATGAGGAACAAGAGTCTTTCTATTTTTGTGGTACAGACGGTTTACATTCTTCTGGATCGGTATCTTCGCCAATGGCAGCAAGGGATGGTGCTTCATCACAAA GATCAATAGTCAAACAACCTGCTGATGTGCATACTGTCAGACAATGTGTTGTCAGTCCCAGCTATAGCAGAGCTCGA GAGGGCACGCCTTTGCTGGTTCGTCTTCCTGTTGGAAGTGAGGTTCCTTCAACGGGTTGTATGTTCCGGTATATACATCCTACAGATCAGACAGTGACAGAAACTCGTGGAGAAAGGATCGATAGTCGGACAGTACAAACTATCACTCCTG CTTGGCCACATGCCGATAGAGTAGAGATGGCTATGCTGTCGTCTGATGGTCAAAGTCGCCTGGCATATCTTGTACACGACTTTGTTGACACGCCTGCAGCAGATCCAGAATCGCCACACACTTCTATGAAACGTGATGACGACAGTACTGTGGCAGTAGCAAGTCAAGGACCAAATAAGG AACGTGACGAATTGGATCTGCAGTCAATTGTATCAGACGTCCAGCTACTTGAG GTTGGCAAGGCTGTCAGAAGTCATTGGCACGAGATTGGCATTCGCCTTGGAGTAGACATGGAAGAATTGTCCGACTGTCGACATCGTTACCCTCaagacaaaaattgtattgtaCACATCTTCTCACTCTGGAAGAAACAAGTGAGCAAACCAACAACTGGAATCCTCTTGGAAGCGTGCAGACAAGCAGGCGTTGTTGGGGCGGCAGAGAGAGCGTTGAAGGACGCACAAAAGCAAAAGTCAAGTTGGATATAA
- the LOC134182421 gene encoding uncharacterized protein LOC134182421 isoform X2 has protein sequence MVTLSFEYCRLHTCPAAAVEALRIINVHSLPSDSRQKSNVMLLLRRLSAFQQPLIRAIPQAGVQNMRDEREHAFKSKEALVEHQGREHLDQSLLTLDKLHISDLPHPVWVGGTLELLHIGSGDGLSFCQTIGSEGGQLTAGSVNMTVPPGAVQSPTLFLIHSFIHNKYMPPVSASGDQVVSPVVFLGPHDVSFSKPINVRINSIADVTSPGWLLTLMRSESTLDETKQRCHGVVEYSTDTQELKSHIPFDANSWSFEVSKLSWWMWIARFIKNPTIPFRRKMGCVVLGRSLSHSSCKWSLSVHMFNSYEEIGQEIIKSHRAHETLPAVQLCPVTEFIVRKEGHVVITPQHGSEWSLCRRDVQLQCPTEYLWRKAFNHDHCFTFVIEANDSRPDSLEVPVRVEYIRQGQVESYETLQAVYKLLHTTRAIDLPRTSVPSNFPSPSLSDEEQESFYFCGTDGLHSSGSVSSPMAARDGASSQRSIVKQPADVHTVRQCVVSPSYSRAREGTPLLVRLPVGSEVPSTGCMFRYIHPTDQTVTETRGERIDSRTVQTITPGQLRRVEMAMLSSDGQSRLAYLVHDFVDTPAADPESPHTSMKRDDDSTVAVASQGPNKERDELDLQSIVSDVQLLEVGKAVRSHWHEIGIRLGVDMEELSDCRHRYPQDKNCIVHIFSLWKKQVSKPTTGILLEACRQAGVVGAAERALKDAQKQKSSWI, from the exons ATGGTCACGCTGTCTTTTGAATATTGCCGATTACACACGTGCCCAGCTGCTGCAGTTGAAGCTCTCCGAATCATTAATGTTCACAGCCTGCCTAGCGACAGCAGACAGAAATCAAATG TAATGCTATTACTAAGGAGACTTAGTGCCTTCCAACAACCACTCATTAGAGCTATTCCGCAAGCAGGAGTTCAAAATATGAGAGATG AGAGAGAACATGCATTCAAGAGCAAAGAGGCATTAGTTGAGCATCAG GGTCGTGAACATTTGGATCAATCTTTACTGACACTAG ACAAACTTCACATTTCTGATCTTCCACATCCAGTGTGGGTCGGTGGCACATTGGAATTGCTACACATTGGTAGTGGTGATGGCTTGTCATTTTGCCAGACTATTGGCAGTGAAGGGGGACAACTGACTGCTGGCAGTGTCAACATGACTGTTCCACCGGGTGCTGTTCAATCACCAACGCTATTCTTGATTCATTCGTTTATTCATAATAAGTATATGCCACCTGTGTCTGCTAGTGGTGACCAAGTAGTCAGTCCAGTTGTTTTTCTTGGTCCTCACGATGTGTCATTTAGTAAACCAATCAATGTGCGTATCAACAGCATAGCTGATGTGACTTCACCAGGCTGGTTGTTAACACTGATGAGAAGTGAATCGACTCTTGATGAGACAAAGCAAAGGTGCCATGGTGTGGTAGAGTATTCTACTGATACTCAGGAATTGAAGTCACATATCCCGTTTGATGCTAACAGTTGGTCATTTGAAGTGAGCAAGTTAAGTTGGTGGATGTGGATCGCTCGCTTCATCAAGAACCCAACTATTCCATTCAGAAGAAAGATGGGATGTGTAGTTCTGGGTCGAAGTCTTAGTCATTCTTCTTGCAAATGGTCACTGTCAGTCCATATGTTCAATTCCTATGAAGAAATCGGGCAAGAAATTATTAAGAGCCATCGAGCACATGAAACACTGCCTGCTGTTCAGCTCTGTCCTGTAACAGAATTCATAGTTCGCAAGGAAGGGCATGTGGTCATCACACCTCAACATGGTTCAGAGTGGTCGTTGTGTCGTAGGGATGTACAACTGCAGTGTCCTACCGAATATCTGTGGAGAAAAGCATTTAATCATGATCACTGCTTCACATTTGTGATCGAAGCAAATGATTCTCGTCCTGATAGTCTAGAAGTTCCTGTTCGAGTTGAATACATCAGACAAGGGCAAGTGGAGTCTTATGAAACACTGCAAGCAGTTTACAAACTACTCCACACAACTAGAGCTATTGATCTCCCAAGAACTAGTGTGCCTTCCAACTTTCCCTCTCCATCGCTTTCTGATGAGGAACAAGAGTCTTTCTATTTTTGTGGTACAGACGGTTTACATTCTTCTGGATCGGTATCTTCGCCAATGGCAGCAAGGGATGGTGCTTCATCACAAA GATCAATAGTCAAACAACCTGCTGATGTGCATACTGTCAGACAATGTGTTGTCAGTCCCAGCTATAGCAGAGCTCGA GAGGGCACGCCTTTGCTGGTTCGTCTTCCTGTTGGAAGTGAGGTTCCTTCAACGGGTTGTATGTTCCGGTATATACATCCTACAGATCAGACAGTGACAGAAACTCGTGGAGAAAGGATCGATAGTCGGACAGTACAAACTATCACTCCTGGTCAGTTACGAAG AGTAGAGATGGCTATGCTGTCGTCTGATGGTCAAAGTCGCCTGGCATATCTTGTACACGACTTTGTTGACACGCCTGCAGCAGATCCAGAATCGCCACACACTTCTATGAAACGTGATGACGACAGTACTGTGGCAGTAGCAAGTCAAGGACCAAATAAGG AACGTGACGAATTGGATCTGCAGTCAATTGTATCAGACGTCCAGCTACTTGAG GTTGGCAAGGCTGTCAGAAGTCATTGGCACGAGATTGGCATTCGCCTTGGAGTAGACATGGAAGAATTGTCCGACTGTCGACATCGTTACCCTCaagacaaaaattgtattgtaCACATCTTCTCACTCTGGAAGAAACAAGTGAGCAAACCAACAACTGGAATCCTCTTGGAAGCGTGCAGACAAGCAGGCGTTGTTGGGGCGGCAGAGAGAGCGTTGAAGGACGCACAAAAGCAAAAGTCAAGTTGGATATAA